The Mercenaria mercenaria strain notata chromosome 10, MADL_Memer_1, whole genome shotgun sequence genome contains a region encoding:
- the LOC123561543 gene encoding uncharacterized protein LOC123561543 produces MLHLVMLWTICILPVVFGKPVTLDPTALKKDVDTILSDIEIKKPNVKGILSNHNLDGNIEGTFQLSNMFHPEDMREKLRLSSTSSPVKAPATTSSTSLSPSSSSSASSVVSSSKRITSEPLTVQTTVTQRTTAIPSDQAKSQPYSELVHTGLSRPTTKPSLTSTQTRQPQYLLTTPFVEKPVTNLRVNKLLKTREKTTDFVTTTKATTTTTGQTATRGVHVSVFRKKKAVSSETEKTTLTTLLAASSTPTTKAASSTSSKTTSKTALEKSIESKCKQLEKMKILLPKACMKYKGIGGIWN; encoded by the exons ATGCTACATCTTGTAATGTTATGGACTATATGTATTCTTCCTGTAGTGTTTGGAAAACCTGTTACTCTGGATCCTACTGCTCTCAAAAAAGATGTGGATACAATCCTAAGTGACATCGAAATCAAGAAACCTAATGTAAAAGGAATATTATCTAACCATAATTTAGATGGTAACATCGAGGGTACATTTCAGCTAAGTAACATGTTTCATCCAGAAGACATGAGGGAAAAATTACGCCTATCATCGACATCATCACCGGTGAAAGCGCCAGCAACGACATCGTCAACAAGTCTATCGCCATCCTCCTCCTCATCAGCATCATCAGTAGTCTCTTCATCAAAAAGGATAACATCGGAACCTTTAACAGTTCAAACTACTGTAACTCAGAGAACAACTGCGATACCCTCCGATCAAGCAAAATCACAACCGTATTCTGAATTAGTACATACAGGATTATCTAGACCAACAACAAAACCATCCTTAACCTCGACACAAACAAGGCAACCGCAATATTTATTAACAACACCATTTGTAGAAAAACCAGTGACAAACTTAAGAGTtaataaattgttgaaaactaGAGAGAAAACAACAGACTTTGTAACAACaacaaaagcaacaacaacaacaacagggcAAACGGCGACTAGAGGTGTACATGTCTCTGTTTTTCGAAAGAAAAAAGCAGTGAGCTCTGAAACAGAGAAAACAACACTTACAACATTACTAGCAGCGTCTTCTACACCGACCACAAAAGCGGCATCTTCTACCAGTTCTAAAACTACAAGTAAAACAG CACTCGAGAAGTCCATAGAGTCTAAGTGTAAACAGCTAGAAAA aatgaaaATCCTATTACCCAAGGCATGCATGAAATATAAAGGAATAGGTggtatatggaattaa